In Elaeis guineensis isolate ETL-2024a chromosome 1, EG11, whole genome shotgun sequence, a genomic segment contains:
- the LOC105038308 gene encoding NDR1/HIN1-like protein 1, translated as MTSSCKVSGCCDDDCCKRRRLYRVIFAWILAFIILILLIILIIWLVLRPTKPKFYLQDASVYAFNVSSPDNLLSSTIQVTISTRNPNDRVGIYYDRIDVFASYKYQQITPATAVPPFYQGHNDVDLWSPYLCGVSVPVAPYLAEAISQDQSSGFILVHVKIDGRIRWKVGSWVSGHYHLFVTCPAFLSFESGKGVGDPPVIKFQQISTCSVDV; from the coding sequence ATGACGTCGTCGTGCAAGGTGAGCGGCTGCTGCGACGACGACTGCTGCAAGCGGCGCAGGCTCTACCGCGTCATCTTCGCCTGGATCCTGGCCTTCATCATCCtcatcctcctcatcatcctcatcATCTGGCTCGTCCTCCGCCCCACCAAGCCCAAATTCTACCTCCAGGACGCCTCCGTCTACGCCTTCAACGTCTCCTCCCCGGACAACCTCCTCTCCTCCACCATCCAGGTCACCATCTCCACCCGCAACCCCAACGACCGCGTCGGCATCTACTACGACCGCATCGACGTCTTCGCCTCCTACAAATACCAGCAGATCACCCCCGCCACCGCCGTCCCTCCCTTTTACCAGGGTCACAACGACGTCGACCTCTGGTCACCGTACCTCTGCGGCGTCTCCGTCCCCGTCGCGCCTTACCTCGCCGAGGCTATCTCCCAGGACCAGTCCTCTGGTTTCATCCTCGTCCACGTCAAGATCGACGGCCGGATCCGGTGGAAGGTGGGCTCCTGGGTCTCCGGTCACTACCACCTCTTCGTCACCTGCCCGGCCTTTCTTTCTTTCGAGTCGGGGAAGGGCGTCGGCGACCCGCCGGTCATCAAGTTCCAGCAGATCTCCACCTGCAGCGTCGACGTCTGA